Genomic window (Candidatus Woesearchaeota archaeon):
TCTGAATGGGACGCCTACTCGCGTCCGCGAGCTGGTACGTGTCAAAGCTGTAATCTCCCCGAATCGTCCCTGGAGGCGCGTCACCCGGGCTCGTCGCGCCAACCAGTTTGCGAATATGCGCAACAGCATTATGCCCCTGCAAGACAAGGGCGACAACGGGGCTCATGGAAAGAAACTGCATAAGCTGCTCACGAACTCGCAACCCAATCTCCCGCTCGCTCTCCTCAACCACCACACCTTTCTTCTTGTACGCCTCTTTTTGCTTCTCACCAACCATAACAAGCCACTCTTCATCAGCAGCGTAATGCTCTCCGGCAAGTTGCTCATTCGGGTACACCATTTTCATCGCAATAAGCTTTAACCCGCACCGTTCAAAACGAGAAATAATCTCTCCAACAAGCCCTCTTTGCACTGCGTCAGGCTTGAGCAAGACCAAACTCTGTTCTTGCAAAGAAGAAGACAACGAGTCTTGTGCACTACCCCCGCGAGACGTTGCCTTTGCCTTGGCTGAGGAGCTCATTTGCTTGCCTCCTTCTCCTTCCTCGCCGCCTTTGTCCAAGCAACATTCCTCGGCTTTCTTCGCAGCTTCAAAAGGTTTTTTTCGCATTTCAAAGAGCAAAAATGCAAGAGCTTCCCATCGTTCTTGACAAAGAGCTTGCCAGTCCCGGCAGGGATCCGCACACCACAAAAGGAACAAAGCGCCATCCTCACGAACCTCCTCTTCCTGCCTTGTTCAAAGGCCTGGCCTCTATTTCTGTTTCTCGAAGCATCAAAATATCTCCCACCTGAACAGGACCGCGAACATTCCGCCTAATCGTCTTGTTCTTGTCCCTTCCCTCCAGGATTTTAACACGAACCTGTGTCGCCTCGCCACGCGTACCAGTCCTCCCCACAAGCTCCTCAACTCTTCCAGGAACTGCAGGAGAAAACAAAGAACCCTCTGCACCTCCGCCAGAACGCTCTCGTCCGCCTCTCCTTTCTCGACCTCTTCGATCACTTCTCTGAGCGGGCTTCACAGAAGAAGAACTACTCGTGGAACGTCCTGCTTGCTGCTGACCAGCAGTCTTTTGTTCACCTTCCTTGGCCATTCTCACTCCGCCTTAAACTGCTTAATAAGGTCTTTTGCATCTCCTTCCTTCACGACCGCAACAGCAGCAGTACCAAGAGGAAGACCCGCAGCTGCGCCGAGATCCACCTTCTTTTCAACTTCAGCAAACGGAACGCCCTTCTCTTTAGCCAAGAGCGGCAAATGCATCACAATTTCTGGAGGAGTCACATCCTTCGCGATCACAACAAACTTCGCCTTGCCGCGCTCAAGTGCCTTTGTCACCTCATTGGCGCCCCGCTTGATAGCACCAGTCTGCTTAGCAACTTCAACGATTTCAAAAACTTTCTCCATTCTGCCTCAACCTTCCGAGATACAATCAGAACGATGTACCTCACTCCGCCTTTCCTTTGCCGTACCAACCAGCAAGGAAAAGCATCATCACTCACAGGTATCCGCCACGAACAAGCCACTCCTTAAAAAACTTTTCGGCCTTTACAAACACCCTTGCTCATCCAAGAACGTTCTTTGCGGCGTCCTCGACACTCAACACCCACGACTCCCCAGACCGCATATCTTTCAGCTGCACCTTTTCTTGCTTGAGCTCTTCCTCTCCAACAATCACAACAAAAGGAATGCCTAGGCTGTTGGCATACTTCAAATTAGCACTAATCCCGCGCTCATTCAAATCAATACTTGCATTCACCCCTGCCTTTCGTAAACGAGAAACAACG
Coding sequences:
- a CDS encoding nucleoside-diphosphate kinase (catalyzes the formation of nucleoside triphosphate from ATP and nucleoside diphosphate); this encodes MSSSAKAKATSRGGSAQDSLSSSLQEQSLVLLKPDAVQRGLVGEIISRFERCGLKLIAMKMVYPNEQLAGEHYAADEEWLVMVGEKQKEAYKKKGVVVEESEREIGLRVREQLMQFLSMSPVVALVLQGHNAVAHIRKLVGATSPGDAPPGTIRGDYSFDTYQLADASRRPIQNLIHASGTVEEAKREIAVWFSKEELHEWTRIDETLLYRQG
- a CDS encoding 50S ribosomal protein L24e, which gives rise to MALCSFCGVRIPAGTGKLFVKNDGKLLHFCSLKCEKNLLKLRRKPRNVAWTKAARKEKEASK
- a CDS encoding 50S ribosomal protein L7ae, whose product is MEKVFEIVEVAKQTGAIKRGANEVTKALERGKAKFVVIAKDVTPPEIVMHLPLLAKEKGVPFAEVEKKVDLGAAAGLPLGTAAVAVVKEGDAKDLIKQFKAE